Part of the Eikenella corrodens genome is shown below.
GCTTGGCGTTGCGGATTTTGAGGTCGCCGAAGCGGGTGAACAGCCAGCCGTTGCGGGCGTTGCGGGTGGGCATGACGCAGTCGAACATGTCCACGCCGTGCGCCACGCCATACACCAAATCTTCGGGTGTGCCGACGCCCATCAGGTAATGCGGTTTGTGTTCGGGTAGCATGGGGGCGAGCGCGCGGAGCATGCGGTACATTTCGGGCTTGGGTTCGCCCACGGAGAGGCCGCCGATGGCGATGCCTTTGAAGCCGATGCCTTCCAGCCCGCGCAGGCTTTCTTCGCGCAAATCTTCGTACATCGCGCCTTGGATGATGCCGAACAGGGCGTTGGGGTTGTTCAGGTCCTCAAAGGCTTTTTTGCTGCGTTCGGCCCAGCGCAGGCTCATTTGCAGAGATTTCCTCGCCTGCTCGTGCGTGGCTTCGCCGGGCGTGCATTCGTCGAGCTGCATGACGATGTCGGAATTGAGCACGGTTTGGATTTTCATGGAGATTTCGGGCGAGAGGAAGAGTTTGTCGCCGTTAATCGGGCTTTTGAAGGTGCAGCCGTCTTCGGTGAGTTTGCGCATGTTGGACAGCGAAAACACTTGGAAGCCGCCGGAGTCGGTGAGAATGGGTTTGTTCCAGCCAATAAAGTCGTGCAGGCCGCCGAATTGTTCGATAACTTCGAGGCCGGGGCGCAGCCAGAGATGATAGGTGTTGCCGAGGATGATTTGGGCGTTGATGTCGTGCAGGTTTTGCGGGGTCATGGCTTTGACCGAGCCGTAGGTGCCGACGGGCATGAACACGGGGGTTTCGATGGTGCCGTGGTTGAGTTCGAGCGTGCCGCGGCGGGCGTAGCCGTCTTTTTTGTGCAGGGTGAAGTTGAGCATGGGAATAAAACGTTATAAATAATCCGGCGATTATAGCTAAAGCACTTCTTTCTTCCTACTGCATCAGCCCGCCTTGCCGTCTTGACCATACTGTCTGCCGCCCGATGCCTAGCGGGAAAAATGATTACTCCGGCGATATGGCAAACCGCCGCCGGCCCTGCGCTTTCTTTGCGCGGGGGGTGGGAAAACAGTATAATGCTGCCCCTTAAACAGGCACGTAGCTCAGTTGGTTAGAGCATCACCTTGACATGGTGGGGGTCGTTGGTTCGAATCCAATCGTGCCTACCAGAATTCGTGGAACAACAGGGGTTTCTGGGAACTTCAGTTGTTCTTTTTTGTTTGGCCGCCCGCTATAGTTTTAACTTCGTAGCCATTCCGTTTCCTTCAAAAACATTGTTTCAGGTAGCCTTTTGGATTGCTGTTAAGGCTACCTGAAAATCCGGTCAAACCGCTGTAAGGAACCCGCCATATGCGCCGTTTACCTCCCGCGCTTGCGCTATTGCTCACACTGGCCGCATTGGCCGCCATAGCATTGGCCGGCCTGTTCCTGCTGTTTTACTTTTTCGGTTTCGCCTAATGCAACAATAAAGGCTACCTGAAACCCAAACCATTCATCCGTTTATCCATTTCAAAGAAAGACAAACCATCATGTCCCAAATCAACATCACCCTGCCCGACGGCAGCATCCGCCAATACGAATCCCCCGTCACCGTTGCCCAAATCGCCGCTTCCATCGGCTCCGGACTGGCCAAAGCCACCGTGGCCGGCAAAGTGAACGGCGTATTGCGCGATGCCTGCGACCCGATTAGTGAAGATGCCACCGTGCAAATCATCACGCCGAAAGACCCGGAAGGCGTGGAAATCATCCGCCATTCCTGCGCGCACTTGGTGGGACACGCCGTCAAGCAGTTGTTCCCTAATGCGAAAATGGTCATCGGCCCGGTGATTGAAGACGGCTTTTATTACGACATCGCCGCCGAAAAACCGTTCACGCCCGAAGACATGAAGTCGATTGAAGAGCGCATGAAGCAGCTCATCAACCAAGATTACGATGTGATTAAAAAAATGCTGCCGCGCGCCGAAGTGATTGAAATTTTCAAACAGCGCGGCGAAGACTACAAACTGCGGCTGGTGGACGACATGCCCGAAGTTACCGAAATGGGCATGTATTTCCATCAGGAATATGTGGACATGTGCCGCGGCCCGCACGTGCCCAACACACGGTTTTTAAAGAACTTCAAGCTGACCAAAATGTCCGGCGCATACTGGCGCGGCGACAGCAACAACG
Proteins encoded:
- the tgt gene encoding tRNA guanosine(34) transglycosylase Tgt, which gives rise to MLNFTLHKKDGYARRGTLELNHGTIETPVFMPVGTYGSVKAMTPQNLHDINAQIILGNTYHLWLRPGLEVIEQFGGLHDFIGWNKPILTDSGGFQVFSLSNMRKLTEDGCTFKSPINGDKLFLSPEISMKIQTVLNSDIVMQLDECTPGEATHEQARKSLQMSLRWAERSKKAFEDLNNPNALFGIIQGAMYEDLREESLRGLEGIGFKGIAIGGLSVGEPKPEMYRMLRALAPMLPEHKPHYLMGVGTPEDLVYGVAHGVDMFDCVMPTRNARNGWLFTRFGDLKIRNAKHRHDKRPLDESCTCYACQNFSRSYLHHLDKVGEILGAQLCTIHNLHFYQVIMAEMREAIEQGRFADWQAQFYENRAKGTD